In Pontimonas salivibrio, the sequence AGCTTGTTCAGGTGCGAGAAGACGGCCAGCATCGCTATTACCGTCTATCCGCACAGTCGCTTGGGCCGGTCCGCACCTTCCTTGATGGGATTGTCCCCGCGGCCGACGGCGGTCCCCTCGGTGATGTGGTCGATGCGCCCTACGTCGACTTGTGGCCAGCGGGCTACCAGGTGGGGGCTTTTTTGGGTCGCCTGCGCCAGAGCATTGACGCTTCACTCGGGCGAAGCTCGTAACCGCGGCCTTTACATCAGGCCCTCCATAGCTCTACAGTGACGTGAGGTAACGCTCGTCACACCAGTCACAGGAGGATCAGATGCACGAGACTCCTGCTGCTATGCGCTTTCTCACCGTTCAAGAAGTGGCGGACACGATGCGTGTCTCCAGCATGACGGTGTATCGGATGGTGCATGCCGGAGAAATTCCGGCCATTCGATTTGGGCGATCGTTCAGGATCCCCGAATCTGCGATGGAGCAACTGGTCGGCCACGTGGGCAACTGGGAAATAAACCAAGCGGGATAATTTTCCGCCTGGCCGTGCGTTACACTCGAGCGGTTGTGTCTCCTCGCACCAAAGGTGCGACCAAATAGAGGTGAGTAATGGGTTCAGTAATCAAAAAGCGTCGGAAGCGGATGGCGAAGAAAAAGCACCGGAAGCTCCTGCGTAAGACCCGCCACCAGCGCCGCAACAAGAAGTAGCCCGCGGGGTGTGTGTTGGCGGGATGAGGTCCCCCGACTCGACACCGGTTGTTCACCCAGGTAAACGCCAGGGTTTGCAAAGCCCGGCCAAGCTTTTTAGTCTTAGGCCGTGCCTGTCACCATCACCCTCATCGGTAAGCCCGGAT encodes:
- a CDS encoding helix-turn-helix domain-containing protein encodes the protein MHETPAAMRFLTVQEVADTMRVSSMTVYRMVHAGEIPAIRFGRSFRIPESAMEQLVGHVGNWEINQAG
- a CDS encoding 30S ribosomal protein bS22, with amino-acid sequence MGSVIKKRRKRMAKKKHRKLLRKTRHQRRNKK
- a CDS encoding ArsR/SmtB family transcription factor, whose amino-acid sequence is MADIFDVLADETRRDILVLLRQREAAASRSDEGALPGESSVGELVERLGITQPTVSKHLKVLRDHELVQVREDGQHRYYRLSAQSLGPVRTFLDGIVPAADGGPLGDVVDAPYVDLWPAGYQVGAFLGRLRQSIDASLGRSS